One genomic window of Quercus robur chromosome 6, dhQueRobu3.1, whole genome shotgun sequence includes the following:
- the LOC126732940 gene encoding growth-regulating factor 1: MDFGVMGLEDLVGPEGRGGSSKVSDPETKLKGLGSGLVKQHKSGAGEDDWKSSKMAKSDSLSAYKTMSLHQGTPLLRSNTLPISDNRQQELMLSFSSVKSEVPFLSKDGGLVDKATHNSVFPYYQRTPSAYSRNAAYGSGSLNSSMHGSFAGVRGPFTPSQWIELEHQALIYKYITSNVAVPSNLLFPLKRSLYPYGLSGSATGSSPYNSLGWGSFHLGFSGNTDPEPGRCRRTDGKKWRCSRDAVADQKYCERHINRGRHRSRKPVEGQTGHAAPGTTNSKVVPGTSSLSTVVIPSSGAPNNLAMTQHQFKNLQPGGASNPSVDAIVSRENVCARMQDPRGLSTMSSTISLKSNEPTFTILKQGIPLEESSQSEFGLVSTDSLLHPSHRGSYLNSKSYGSFLDFNDQECQDQHPLRQFIDELPKDQSNLSVMSWPEELKSDWTQLSMSIPMAPSDFSSSSSSPTQDKLSPLRLSREFEPIQMNLGMSTDFSEPTQKQTNWIPISWGTSMGGPLGEVLTSTTSTARACNNSSALNLLTEGWDGSPQLGSSPTGVLQKAPFGSLSNSSSGSSPRVENKRSREGASLFEDVLGSTLASSSIPSL; the protein is encoded by the exons ATGGATTTTGGGGTAATGGGTTTGGAGGATTTGGTAGGTCCTGAAGGTAGAGGAGGATCTTCCAAGGTCTCAGACCCTGAAACCAAGCTAAAGGGTCTTGGATCTGGGTTAGTTAAGCAACACAAATCTGGGGCTGGTGAAGATGACTGGAAGAGTTCTAAAATGGCTAAAAGTGATAGTCTTTCAGCTTACAAGACAATGTCATTGCACCAGGGCACTCCTTTATTGAGATCTAATACTTTGCCCATTTCTGATAATCGCCAACAAGAGCTTATGCTGAGCTTCTCTTCGGTCAAATCAGAGGTTCCTTTTCTAAGTAAGGATGGTGGACTAGTGGATAAAGCCACACACAACTCAGTTTTCCCTTACTACCAACGCACACCTTCTGCCTACTCTAGAAATGCAG CTTATGGTTCTGGAAGCTTGAATTCAAGCATGCATGGGAGTTTTGCTGGAGTTAGGGGACCATTTACTCCATCTCAGTGGATAGAGCTAGAGCATCAGGCCTTGATCTACAAGTACATCACATCAAATGTGGCTGTGCCCTCCAATTTGCTCTTCCCTCTCAAGAGATCCCTCTACCCTTATGGCTTGTCTGGCTCAGCTACTGGATCTTCGCCTTACAATTCAT TGGGTTGGGGCTCTTTCCATCTAGGTTTCTCTGGCAATACCGATCCTGAGCCTGGAAGGTGTCGTCGAACGGATGGAAAGAAATGGCGGTGCTCAAGAGATGCTGTTGCCGACCAGAAGTACTGTGAAAGGCACATAAATCGGGGCCGCCATCGTTCAAGAAAGCCTGTGGAAGGCCAAACTGGCCATGCTGCCCCTGGGACCACTAATTCAAAAGTTGTACCAGGGACCTCCTCACTGTCAACAGTGGTAATTCCCAGCAGTGGTGCACCCAACAACCTTGCTATGACACAGCACCAGTTCAAGAACTTGCAGCCTGGTGGTGCTTCCAATCCTTCTGTGGATGCCATTGTCAGCag AGAGAATGTTTGTGCCAGAATGCAAGATCCACGGGGCCTCTCCACAATGTCCTCCACTATCAGCCTGAAATCTAATGAACCCACTTTTACCATTTTGAAACAAGGGATACCATTAGAGGAATCCTCTCAATCAGAGTTTGGGCTAGTTTCCACTGATTCCCTCCTTCATCCTTCACATAGGGGTTCTTACCTAAATTCTAAAAGCTATGGTTCTTTCCTAGACTTCAATGACCAGGAATGCCAAGATCAACATCCACTTCGCCAATTCATCGATGAATTGCCTAAGGACCAGTCGAATCTCTCTGTCATGTCCTGGCCAGAAGAACTGAAATCAGACTGGACTCAGCTCTCAATGTCAATCCCTATGGCACCCTCAGACTtctcatcatcctcatcctcaccAACACAAGACAAACTCTCACCTCTAAGGTTATCTCGTGAGTTTGAGCCAATTCAAATGAACTTGGGGATGAGCACTGACTTCAGTGAACCGACTCAGAAGCAAACTAACTGGATACCAATCTCTTGGGGTACTTCAATGGGGGGTCCTCTGGGTGAGGTCTTGACCAGCACCACAAGCACTGCAAGAGCCTGCAACAACTCATCAGCTCTTAACCTCTTGACAGAAGGGTGGGATGGCAGTCCTCAGTTGGGGTCTTCCCCCACAGGTGTCTTGCAAAAGGCGCCTTTTGGTTCACTCTCAAATAGCAGTTCAGGCAGTAGCCCAAGAGTTGAGAACAAAAGGAGCCGAGAGGGAGCTAGTCTGTTTGAGGATGTGCTTGGTTCAACTCTTGCAAGCTCCTCAATTCCATCCTTGTAA